The following proteins come from a genomic window of Scylla paramamosain isolate STU-SP2022 chromosome 46, ASM3559412v1, whole genome shotgun sequence:
- the LOC135094746 gene encoding ubiquitin carboxyl-terminal hydrolase 8-like isoform X2, translating into MGEAKLIQLHLATSMEELNKLVDDIPNKPPKLLVKTAQKLVKEAQVSDSKRDEERAYLMYMRYFQVVKKIQKHSEYMGNKKYYDALLDPRTTRKVIERAEEINKSLEHRYDFANGTTRSEKMEEDRKILDEKEKEREKERERERERDAKKSLTAKGSTKSIPSPLPPVANGVVDDERCISCQKLYSIMKERCSTYLVLDARPRADYLDSHMTLPNVINIPEEILKPGLTAGKISTELEEADQTLWVMQRHNAEFLVLVDWHSEHPPLPPLLQVLSDAMLKWDPGKQYKGVPKLLQGGYELWCLMYPMLSTNARVVHSGTLPSNAKKDKTVVLNFEYPSLDDAFLVTPSPPATPNTSSTTTTTTHYPDLTHTTSNTPSVPQVVRTLKPKVLEKEIMDSQNNNTLANNTFPATEDTTVKPSLGSNVNTWESKESNLALEQRRAKQGGSVLPEKVVNVSPFVPSRSLKPKDLLASLAANKKNLEEEQKLLEESLQIEEDTMKKMEEMEAATTQREITKDEMTRAVLQATEDRLKEEIRKLENKGLEMEESYKKMQKQNEELWKMVNLALANKLSAVSISPAAQPDLESERRKQEEEQERLRKQKEQKAAMQEQVERMRKERKEKEKKMKEQEERERKIREQKAREAEAERQKQEERKSRIDTESRLLKNKGSGDSYTTKLRGSPRSSPVRGSNLRRCHSAFNLAQEEEQDTSDTVMPCFDRTLKPRVTPQRRNINAARQRNFEPKYGSVPPAKTGLKNLGNTCYMNSIVQCLNNTKLFVKYFLDDTYSNDINPNSASDGEVAEEVGAVVRALWSGQYRSIAMWDLKNAVGRYHRPFCGYDQHDSHEFLLKLMDWLSDDLNKVTGKRLPMKEQNHENVPEYVAADKVMEELRQRDQSILSAVFHGLHRSTIECGTCGHVSLTFEPFSVLSLSFPNNRKCSLRDLLHHYYKETNLEYTCSKCNKKRNCVRKADIWKLPPVLILHLNRFEHDVLMKKKQNFVDFPMESLDLTKYTCFNNRYTKFDLYAVCNHYGTMDGGHYTAFCRSPINNKTWYKFDDHEVYEHCSVKTSAAYLLFYEATNAGMHINNLV; encoded by the exons ATGGGGGAAGCCAAGCTGATACAACTGCACCTCGCCACAAGCATGGAGGAACTCAACAAGCTGGTGGACGACATTCCAAACAAGCCCCCTAAGCT ACTGGTGAAGACGGCTCAGAAGTTGGTGAAGGAAGCACAGGTCTCGGACAGCAAGAGGGATGAGGAACGCGCCTACCTAATGTACATGCGATATTTCCAGGTtgtcaag AAGATACAGAAGCACAGTGAATACATGGGCAACAAGAAGTACTACGATGCCCTGCTGGACCCGCGCACCACCAGGAAGGTCATCGAGAGAGCTGAAGAGATCAACAAGAGCCTTGAACACAG gtacgACTTTGCAAATGGAACAACGCGTTctgagaagatggaggaggacaggaagatactggatgagaaggagaaggagagagagaaggagagggagagggagagagagagagatgccaagAAGAGTTTAACAGCCAAGGGTTCAACCAAAagcattccttctcctctccctcctgttgCTAATG GTGTGGTGGATGATGAGAGGTGCATCAGCTGCCAAAAACTCTATTCCATCATGAAGGAGAGGTGCTCCACGTACCTGGTTCTCGACGCCAGGCCAAGGGCAGACTATCTTGATTCACATATGACGCTACCTAATGTCATCAATATACCAGAGGAGATACTGAAGCCAGG ACTCACAGCAGGCAAGATCAGCACTGAATTGGAAGAGGCAGACCAGACGCTGTGGGTGATGCAGAGACACAATGCTGAGTTCCTGGTGTTGGTGGACTGGCACAGCGAACACCCACCACTCCCGCCGCTGCTGCAAGTGCTGAGTGACGCCATGCTCAAG TGGGACCCTGGGAAGCAATACAAGGGTGTCCCCAAGCTGCTGCAGGGAGGGTATGAGCTGTGGTGCCTCATGTACCCTATGCTGTCTACCAATGCAAGGGTGGTGCATTCCGGCACCCTGCCCTCCAATGCCAAGAAGGATAAGACTGTTGttt taaACTTTGAATACCCAAGTTTAGACGACGCATTCCTCGTCACACCATCGCCACCAGCCACACccaacaccagcagcaccaccaccaccaccacacactacccagacctcacacacaccacatcgaACACCCCCAGCGTACCACAAGTCGTCCGAACGCTAAAACCAAAGGTGCTGGAGAAGGAGATCATGGACtcgcaaaacaacaacactttGGCAAACAACACCTTTCCGGCAACAGAGGACACTACAGTTAAGCCTTCCCTGGGTTCAAATGTCAACACCTGGGAGAGTAAGGAGAGTAATTTGGCCCTAGAGCAGAGGAGAGCTAAGCAAGGAGGAAGTGTGCTGCCAGAAAAGGTCGTTAATGTGTCTCCGTTTGTGCCCAGCCGGTCTTTGAAACCCAAGGACCTTTTGGCGAGCTTGGCAGCGAACAAGAAGAATctggaggaagagcagaagttGTTAGAGGAGTCGCTGCAGATTGAAGAG GAtacaatgaagaaaatggaggagatggaggcggCCACCACTCAGAGGGAGATCACGAAGGACGAGATGACCCGAGCAGTCCTGCAGGCGACAGAAGACAGGCTGAAAGAGGAGATACGCAAGCTGGAGAACAAGGGCCTGGAGATG GAGGAGAGCTACaagaaaatgcagaagcagAACGAGGAGCTTTGGAAGATGGTGAACCTTGCTCTGGCCAACAAATTGAGTGCAGTGTCTATCAGCCCAGCCGCCCAGCCTGACCTTgagagcgagaggaggaagcaggaggag GAACAAGAGAGGctgaggaaacagaaggaacagaaagcCGCAATGCAAGAACAGGTTGAACgtatgagaaaggagagaaaggagaaggagaagaagatgaaggaacaggaggagagagagagaaagatacggGAACAGAAAGCAAGAGAGGCAGAAGCtgagag acaaaaacaggaggagaggaagtctAGAATTGACACAGAATCTCGGCTACTGAAAAACAAAG GCAGTGGGGACTCGTACACCACCAAGCTGAGGGGATCACCCAGGTCATCACCAGTCAGGGGGTCCAACCTGCGCCGCTGCCACTCTGCCTTCAATCTGGCACAG gaggaggagcaggacacCTCAGACACAGTAATGCCTTGTTTTGACCGCACGCTGAAGCCGCGTGTCACACCACAGCGGCGGAACATCAATGCGGCACGGCAGAGGAACTTCGAACCTAAATATGGAAGTGTG CCACCTGCCAAGACGGGACTGAAGAACCTTGGCAACACCTGCTACATGAACTCCATCGTCCAGTGCCTCAACAACACTAAGCTGTTTGTCAAGTACTTCTTGGATGACACCTACAG cAACGACATCAACCCCAACAGTGCGTCTGATGGGGAGGtggcagaggaggtgggggCTGTGGTGCGTGCTCTGTGGTCGGGCCAGTATCGCTCCATTGCCATGTGGGACCTCAAG AATGCTGTGGGACGCTACCATCGGCCCTTCTGTGGCTACGACCAGCATGACTCCCATGAATTCCTGTTAAAATTGATGGACTGGCTTAGTGATGATCTTAATAAG GTGACAGGCAAACGGCTCCCCATGAAGGAACAGAACCACGAGAATGTTCCAGAATATGTGGCAGCAGACAAGGTGATGGAGGAACTCAGGCAGAGAGACCAGTCCATCCTCTCCGCTGTCTTCCACGGCCTCCACCGCTCCACCATTGAGTGTGGGACCTGCGGACATGTTTCCCTCACTTTTGAACCTTtctctgtcctctccctctcctttcccaatAACCGCAAGTGTTCTTTGAGG GACCTgctccaccactactacaaggAGACGAATCTGGAGTACACCTGCAGCAAGTGTAACAAGAAGAGGAACTGTGTCAGGAAGGCAGATATTTGGAAACTTCCTCCTGTGCTGATTCTTCATCTTAATAG ATTCGAGCATGACGTTTtgatgaagaagaagcaaaacttTGTTGACTTCCCCATGGAAAGCTTGGACCTGACTAAGTATACTTGCTTCAATAACAG ATACACCAAGTTTGACCTGTACGCGGTGTGCAACCACTACGGCACGATGGACGGCGGCCACTACACCGCGTTCTGCCGCTCCCCGATCAACAACAAGACATGGTATAAGTTCGATGACCACGAGGTGTATGAACACTGCTCCGTCAAGACGTCCGCCGCTTACCTCCTCTTCTACGAGGCAACCAACGCCGGCATGCATATTAACAACCTCGTGTGA
- the LOC135094746 gene encoding ubiquitin carboxyl-terminal hydrolase 8-like isoform X1, which yields MGEAKLIQLHLATSMEELNKLVDDIPNKPPKLLVKTAQKLVKEAQVSDSKRDEERAYLMYMRYFQVVKKIQKHSEYMGNKKYYDALLDPRTTRKVIERAEEINKSLEHRYDFANGTTRSEKMEEDRKILDEKEKEREKERERERERDAKKSLTAKGSTKSIPSPLPPVANGVVDDERCISCQKLYSIMKERCSTYLVLDARPRADYLDSHMTLPNVINIPEEILKPGLTAGKISTELEEADQTLWVMQRHNAEFLVLVDWHSEHPPLPPLLQVLSDAMLKWDPGKQYKGVPKLLQGGYELWCLMYPMLSTNARVVHSGTLPSNAKKDKTVVLNFEYPSLDDAFLVTPSPPATPNTSSTTTTTTHYPDLTHTTSNTPSVPQVVRTLKPKVLEKEIMDSQNNNTLANNTFPATEDTTVKPSLGSNVNTWESKESNLALEQRRAKQGGSVLPEKVVNVSPFVPSRSLKPKDLLASLAANKKNLEEEQKLLEESLQIEEDTMKKMEEMEAATTQREITKDEMTRAVLQATEDRLKEEIRKLENKGLEMEESYKKMQKQNEELWKMVNLALANKLSAVSISPAAQPDLESERRKQEEEQERLRKQKEQKAAMQEQVERMRKERKEKEKKMKEQEERERKIREQKAREAEAERQKQEERKSRIDTESRLLKNKGSGDSYTTKLRGSPRSSPVRGSNLRRCHSAFNLAQQEEEQDTSDTVMPCFDRTLKPRVTPQRRNINAARQRNFEPKYGSVPPAKTGLKNLGNTCYMNSIVQCLNNTKLFVKYFLDDTYSNDINPNSASDGEVAEEVGAVVRALWSGQYRSIAMWDLKNAVGRYHRPFCGYDQHDSHEFLLKLMDWLSDDLNKVTGKRLPMKEQNHENVPEYVAADKVMEELRQRDQSILSAVFHGLHRSTIECGTCGHVSLTFEPFSVLSLSFPNNRKCSLRDLLHHYYKETNLEYTCSKCNKKRNCVRKADIWKLPPVLILHLNRFEHDVLMKKKQNFVDFPMESLDLTKYTCFNNRYTKFDLYAVCNHYGTMDGGHYTAFCRSPINNKTWYKFDDHEVYEHCSVKTSAAYLLFYEATNAGMHINNLV from the exons ATGGGGGAAGCCAAGCTGATACAACTGCACCTCGCCACAAGCATGGAGGAACTCAACAAGCTGGTGGACGACATTCCAAACAAGCCCCCTAAGCT ACTGGTGAAGACGGCTCAGAAGTTGGTGAAGGAAGCACAGGTCTCGGACAGCAAGAGGGATGAGGAACGCGCCTACCTAATGTACATGCGATATTTCCAGGTtgtcaag AAGATACAGAAGCACAGTGAATACATGGGCAACAAGAAGTACTACGATGCCCTGCTGGACCCGCGCACCACCAGGAAGGTCATCGAGAGAGCTGAAGAGATCAACAAGAGCCTTGAACACAG gtacgACTTTGCAAATGGAACAACGCGTTctgagaagatggaggaggacaggaagatactggatgagaaggagaaggagagagagaaggagagggagagggagagagagagagatgccaagAAGAGTTTAACAGCCAAGGGTTCAACCAAAagcattccttctcctctccctcctgttgCTAATG GTGTGGTGGATGATGAGAGGTGCATCAGCTGCCAAAAACTCTATTCCATCATGAAGGAGAGGTGCTCCACGTACCTGGTTCTCGACGCCAGGCCAAGGGCAGACTATCTTGATTCACATATGACGCTACCTAATGTCATCAATATACCAGAGGAGATACTGAAGCCAGG ACTCACAGCAGGCAAGATCAGCACTGAATTGGAAGAGGCAGACCAGACGCTGTGGGTGATGCAGAGACACAATGCTGAGTTCCTGGTGTTGGTGGACTGGCACAGCGAACACCCACCACTCCCGCCGCTGCTGCAAGTGCTGAGTGACGCCATGCTCAAG TGGGACCCTGGGAAGCAATACAAGGGTGTCCCCAAGCTGCTGCAGGGAGGGTATGAGCTGTGGTGCCTCATGTACCCTATGCTGTCTACCAATGCAAGGGTGGTGCATTCCGGCACCCTGCCCTCCAATGCCAAGAAGGATAAGACTGTTGttt taaACTTTGAATACCCAAGTTTAGACGACGCATTCCTCGTCACACCATCGCCACCAGCCACACccaacaccagcagcaccaccaccaccaccacacactacccagacctcacacacaccacatcgaACACCCCCAGCGTACCACAAGTCGTCCGAACGCTAAAACCAAAGGTGCTGGAGAAGGAGATCATGGACtcgcaaaacaacaacactttGGCAAACAACACCTTTCCGGCAACAGAGGACACTACAGTTAAGCCTTCCCTGGGTTCAAATGTCAACACCTGGGAGAGTAAGGAGAGTAATTTGGCCCTAGAGCAGAGGAGAGCTAAGCAAGGAGGAAGTGTGCTGCCAGAAAAGGTCGTTAATGTGTCTCCGTTTGTGCCCAGCCGGTCTTTGAAACCCAAGGACCTTTTGGCGAGCTTGGCAGCGAACAAGAAGAATctggaggaagagcagaagttGTTAGAGGAGTCGCTGCAGATTGAAGAG GAtacaatgaagaaaatggaggagatggaggcggCCACCACTCAGAGGGAGATCACGAAGGACGAGATGACCCGAGCAGTCCTGCAGGCGACAGAAGACAGGCTGAAAGAGGAGATACGCAAGCTGGAGAACAAGGGCCTGGAGATG GAGGAGAGCTACaagaaaatgcagaagcagAACGAGGAGCTTTGGAAGATGGTGAACCTTGCTCTGGCCAACAAATTGAGTGCAGTGTCTATCAGCCCAGCCGCCCAGCCTGACCTTgagagcgagaggaggaagcaggaggag GAACAAGAGAGGctgaggaaacagaaggaacagaaagcCGCAATGCAAGAACAGGTTGAACgtatgagaaaggagagaaaggagaaggagaagaagatgaaggaacaggaggagagagagagaaagatacggGAACAGAAAGCAAGAGAGGCAGAAGCtgagag acaaaaacaggaggagaggaagtctAGAATTGACACAGAATCTCGGCTACTGAAAAACAAAG GCAGTGGGGACTCGTACACCACCAAGCTGAGGGGATCACCCAGGTCATCACCAGTCAGGGGGTCCAACCTGCGCCGCTGCCACTCTGCCTTCAATCTGGCACAG caggaggaggagcaggacacCTCAGACACAGTAATGCCTTGTTTTGACCGCACGCTGAAGCCGCGTGTCACACCACAGCGGCGGAACATCAATGCGGCACGGCAGAGGAACTTCGAACCTAAATATGGAAGTGTG CCACCTGCCAAGACGGGACTGAAGAACCTTGGCAACACCTGCTACATGAACTCCATCGTCCAGTGCCTCAACAACACTAAGCTGTTTGTCAAGTACTTCTTGGATGACACCTACAG cAACGACATCAACCCCAACAGTGCGTCTGATGGGGAGGtggcagaggaggtgggggCTGTGGTGCGTGCTCTGTGGTCGGGCCAGTATCGCTCCATTGCCATGTGGGACCTCAAG AATGCTGTGGGACGCTACCATCGGCCCTTCTGTGGCTACGACCAGCATGACTCCCATGAATTCCTGTTAAAATTGATGGACTGGCTTAGTGATGATCTTAATAAG GTGACAGGCAAACGGCTCCCCATGAAGGAACAGAACCACGAGAATGTTCCAGAATATGTGGCAGCAGACAAGGTGATGGAGGAACTCAGGCAGAGAGACCAGTCCATCCTCTCCGCTGTCTTCCACGGCCTCCACCGCTCCACCATTGAGTGTGGGACCTGCGGACATGTTTCCCTCACTTTTGAACCTTtctctgtcctctccctctcctttcccaatAACCGCAAGTGTTCTTTGAGG GACCTgctccaccactactacaaggAGACGAATCTGGAGTACACCTGCAGCAAGTGTAACAAGAAGAGGAACTGTGTCAGGAAGGCAGATATTTGGAAACTTCCTCCTGTGCTGATTCTTCATCTTAATAG ATTCGAGCATGACGTTTtgatgaagaagaagcaaaacttTGTTGACTTCCCCATGGAAAGCTTGGACCTGACTAAGTATACTTGCTTCAATAACAG ATACACCAAGTTTGACCTGTACGCGGTGTGCAACCACTACGGCACGATGGACGGCGGCCACTACACCGCGTTCTGCCGCTCCCCGATCAACAACAAGACATGGTATAAGTTCGATGACCACGAGGTGTATGAACACTGCTCCGTCAAGACGTCCGCCGCTTACCTCCTCTTCTACGAGGCAACCAACGCCGGCATGCATATTAACAACCTCGTGTGA